The genomic interval CGCCCGGGCCATTTCCAGAACGGCGGCTCCGCCAAAGCAGTAGCCCATAGCCACAACCCGGCTCCCGTCCACGCCACTCTGGCTTTGGGCCTGGGTGAGCCCGGCCATCAGCCGCGATCGCATCGTCGCGCGATCGGCATAGAGGGCCCTACTCTGGGCGCGCGACTCGTCGGTGTTGCTGGGCCGCACACCCTGGCCATAGAGGTCCACGGCAAAGGCGGCATAGCCCTGCTCCGCCAGCATTTGGGTACGGCGCTTTTCGTAGTCGTCCAGGCCATTCCAGTCGTGGACGACCAGCACCAGGGGCTGGGTCTCGCCAAAGTTCTGGTTGAAGGCAAAGTAGCCCTCAAAGGGTTGCCCGTCGATGGTGTAGACCACCGGCTCGGCCACAATATCGGCTTTGGCCTGGGGGGACAGCCCCACGGCAACCAGAGTGCTGACAACAGCGGCCAGCAGCACCAGCAAAAGTTTTTTGATCACAAATGTCTCCTTAACCTTGACAGCACCAATGCCGCAACCGACAGGCTCAGCGCGGGGAAACCGCCAAACCAGCTATTCCCCTTGGCCCAGCCCTAACCTGAGCCGTCCCGATGGCGATTTCTCATTTTTGAGAGAAAAATTGTCGCCCAGGGGCCCTGGCTTTGGTCGTCGGCCGGTTGGCTCCAGTTACTGATATCGTAAAGAAGTTTGAAGCTGAACGCAAAATTGCGCCTCTATCTATGGAATGGACTGCTGACGCTGAGGCTCGCCTCAAAGAAATTCCCTTCTTTGTGCGCCCCGCCGCCCGCAAGAAGATCGAGAAGTTTGCCCAGGATCAGGGCCTGAGCCAGATCACCGTCGAGGTGTACGAAGCGGCCAAAAAACAGTTTGGCTAAACGAAAGATCCTCTTCTGCCCCCGATGGTAATGGCGTACCCGCTTGGTTCAGCTGCAAAAAGCGGGCGTTTCTAAACACAGGCCTGAAGCAAACATCCAATGTCCCTTGTAGGGGGCAAACGGTCGCTTGCCCCTACCCA from Leptolyngbya sp. KIOST-1 carries:
- a CDS encoding PCP reductase family protein; amino-acid sequence: MEWTADAEARLKEIPFFVRPAARKKIEKFAQDQGLSQITVEVYEAAKKQFG
- a CDS encoding dienelactone hydrolase family protein, translating into MIKKLLLVLLAAVVSTLVAVGLSPQAKADIVAEPVVYTIDGQPFEGYFAFNQNFGETQPLVLVVHDWNGLDDYEKRRTQMLAEQGYAAFAVDLYGQGVRPSNTDESRAQSRALYADRATMRSRLMAGLTQAQSQSGVDGSRVVAMGYCFGGAAVLEMARAGMDVDGFVSFHGSFETPDGQDYSQTQGPILVLHGSDDPAAPMADVAQLAAELDEAGVDFTMEIYGGVDHAFTLWSDANRYDGMADRKSWRSLMTFLGENLG